A single window of Archangium gephyra DNA harbors:
- the rplU gene encoding 50S ribosomal protein L21, with protein MYAVIRTGGKQYRVAEGDVLRIEKVTGDVGAEVTFNDVLMLGGTDSPKVGRPTVSGARVVGKILAQDKHRKVLHFRKEKEGWTRRRGHRQPYTEVKVTSISG; from the coding sequence ATGTACGCAGTCATTCGCACGGGCGGGAAGCAGTACCGCGTGGCCGAGGGCGACGTGCTCCGGATCGAGAAGGTCACGGGAGACGTCGGCGCTGAGGTGACCTTCAACGACGTCCTGATGCTCGGTGGGACGGACAGCCCGAAGGTGGGCCGTCCGACCGTGTCGGGCGCCAGGGTCGTGGGCAAGATTCTTGCCCAGGACAAGCACCGCAAGGTGCTGCACTTCCGCAAGGAGAAGGAGGGCTGGACGCGCCGCCGTGGCCACCGTCAGCCCTACACCGAGGTCAAGGTGACCTCCATCTCCGGCTAG
- the gatB gene encoding Asp-tRNA(Asn)/Glu-tRNA(Gln) amidotransferase subunit GatB, giving the protein MPLSDFQPVIGLEVHAQQLTHTKIFCTCATSFGAAPNHNTCPVCLGMPGVLPVLNAKVVEFAIRTGLALGCTIKKTSVWSRKNYFYPDLPKGYQITQFDQPICEWGQLTIDTPEGEKVIRVRRIHMEEDAGKSVHDASAAESLVDLNRAGVPLLEIVSEPDLRGADEAVEYLKALRDVLVYLGVNDGNMEEGSLRCDVNVSVMRKGSTEYGQRVELKNINSFRFIKQATEYEISRQVDLLESGGKVEQETRLYDPNKGVTRSMRSKEEAHDYRYFPEPDLPPLHLTDAQIDEVAKSLPELPRAKVSRFTSQYGLPAYDAKILCAERPLADYFEAVAQHFKDYKRLSNWFLGELLRLLKEEGGSVTTLRFTTVQFANLLTAVEKGSISANAGKDVFGEMFRTGKDPEAIIAEKGLAQVSDTGAIEAVVDEVLAKNAGEVEKYKGGKKHIFGFFVGQVMRAMKGKGNPALVNELLKKKLGE; this is encoded by the coding sequence ATGCCCCTGAGCGATTTCCAGCCGGTCATCGGGCTCGAGGTCCACGCCCAACAGCTGACGCACACGAAGATCTTCTGCACCTGCGCCACCAGCTTCGGCGCGGCGCCCAACCACAACACCTGCCCGGTGTGCCTGGGGATGCCCGGCGTGCTGCCGGTGCTCAACGCGAAGGTGGTGGAGTTTGCCATCCGCACGGGACTGGCGCTCGGCTGCACCATCAAGAAGACGAGCGTGTGGAGCCGGAAGAACTACTTCTATCCGGACCTGCCCAAGGGCTACCAGATCACCCAGTTCGACCAGCCCATCTGCGAGTGGGGGCAGCTGACCATCGACACGCCCGAGGGCGAGAAGGTCATCCGCGTCCGCCGCATCCACATGGAGGAGGACGCGGGCAAGAGCGTGCACGACGCCTCGGCGGCCGAGAGCCTGGTGGACCTGAACCGCGCGGGCGTGCCGCTGCTGGAGATCGTCAGCGAGCCGGACCTGCGCGGCGCGGACGAGGCGGTGGAGTACCTCAAGGCCCTGCGGGACGTGCTGGTGTACCTCGGGGTGAACGACGGGAACATGGAGGAGGGCTCGCTGCGCTGCGACGTCAACGTGTCGGTGATGCGCAAGGGCAGCACCGAGTACGGGCAGCGGGTGGAGCTGAAGAACATCAACTCGTTCCGGTTCATCAAGCAGGCCACCGAGTATGAGATTTCCCGGCAGGTGGACCTCCTGGAGTCGGGCGGGAAGGTGGAGCAGGAGACGCGGCTGTACGACCCGAACAAGGGTGTGACGCGCTCGATGCGCTCGAAGGAGGAGGCGCACGACTACCGCTACTTCCCGGAGCCGGACCTGCCGCCGCTGCACCTGACGGACGCGCAGATCGACGAGGTGGCGAAGTCCCTGCCGGAACTGCCCCGGGCGAAGGTGTCGCGCTTCACGAGCCAGTACGGACTGCCGGCGTATGACGCGAAGATTCTGTGCGCGGAGCGCCCGCTGGCGGACTACTTCGAGGCGGTGGCGCAGCACTTCAAGGACTACAAGCGGCTGTCGAACTGGTTCCTCGGAGAGCTGCTGCGGCTGTTGAAGGAGGAGGGCGGGAGCGTCACCACGCTGCGCTTCACGACGGTGCAGTTCGCGAACCTGCTGACGGCGGTGGAGAAGGGGAGCATCTCGGCGAACGCGGGCAAGGACGTGTTCGGGGAGATGTTCCGCACGGGGAAGGACCCGGAGGCCATCATCGCGGAGAAGGGCCTGGCGCAGGTGAGCGACACGGGCGCCATCGAGGCGGTGGTGGACGAGGTGCTGGCGAAGAACGCGGGCGAGGTGGAGAAGTACAAGGGCGGGAAGAAGCACATCTTCGGCTTCTTCGTGGGCCAGGTGATGCGGGCCATGAAGGGCAAGGGCAACCCGGCCCTGGTCAACGAGCTGCTCAAGAAGAAGCTCGGGGAGTAG
- the rpmA gene encoding 50S ribosomal protein L27 — protein sequence MAHKKGQGSSRNGRDSNPKYRGVKVFAGETVSAGSILVRQLGTVIHPGANVKLGRDFTLFATVDGVVKYERQGRDRKKVSVHPAQTSA from the coding sequence ATGGCTCATAAAAAGGGACAAGGTTCTTCGCGCAACGGTCGCGATTCCAATCCGAAGTACCGTGGCGTGAAGGTGTTCGCCGGCGAGACGGTCAGCGCGGGGAGCATCCTCGTGCGGCAGCTCGGCACGGTGATCCACCCGGGCGCCAACGTGAAGCTCGGTCGTGACTTCACGCTCTTCGCCACGGTGGACGGAGTGGTGAAGTACGAGCGCCAGGGCCGGGACCGCAAGAAGGTCTCCGTGCACCCGGCGCAGACGAGCGCCTAG
- a CDS encoding DEAD/DEAH box helicase, whose product MEQWAEAHSLQDALATSAEVLLPALAVDEAQKNSLRYALSGLPIRDIGSREGASRYLAARARGVLEEAVPLAVAAFLADEAESLRLGVLEEASRPESHEDPALTVFWTRLLQLRRGLRPRAVPRSRAARASGTWSFLAEPCAVSWKERWRRVRGGPSYGSFAAESRLSFPNDGEPRLECTCEARGGGCTHALALIDATLDLLEDPSRRDEARVLADELLRPSWARALKALEVFEAKLAEPRTFIEVWWRIEHELGMLTAVPSVKKRNRRGTLSSGARTTPARLLDEHRDSLSEQDLRVAELFSSWSARPGARGSTYAARAFVALVGHPRVALDVSPDEPLELKRVRLGFIAVPSGDHIRLEPSVDGEVFDARLLTALMKSFVPGEPLFTPEERRGRCLLIDVSDEARQLFELLQKHGARFPPEAQQPLLERLSRLEARLPLVVPESLKGRELSSEPETVVRLRLLPDVSLELELFVRPGPGAPLFHPGVGPRDVLLLRGAERAYVRRSLLTEDERARAMLSTLPLANAEEGPPHCFRMKDTDSALELVTALQTPPRGLAVEWLDEQPRVMSSVGPEALKVQIERKRDWFGINGQLKVEVGRLELAVLLDAARRQQRFVRVDERRWVELSDTLRHRLQAISDHAFVRSGRVELSPGAVPAIEALGGAGAEVDAAPSWQLLTERLAASLSLRPKPPASLHATLRDYQVEGHAWLSRVAAWGAGACLADDMGLGKTVQAISVLADRTRLGPALVLCPTSVGFNWVEELRRFAPDLRPILYAEQPDRAGCLAKLTKKDVLIVSYGLLTRDIATLSAVTFATLVIDEAQALKNPTTHRARAARKLNAGFRLAMSGTPLENHLGELWSLFSIVFPGLLGSWEQFRERFAAPIERGKDPEARGALARVLKPFLLRRTKQEVARELPSRTEIQVPIALSEEEWALYEDARLAAVAEVSREGRGVRNEQQQFQVLAALTRLRLLASHPRLYDSKSSVSSSKMRRLLELLEELRDAGHRALVFSQFTSHLALVCEELDRAGFRYQYLDGSTPAGARAKRVEAFQRGEGDLFLISLKAGGTGLNLTAADYVIHLDPWWNPAVEDQATDRAHRIGQDKPVTVYRLVTRGTIEEQILSLHADKRALVAGILEGTDAAARLTTKDLLQLLEAGGAPVGEETSSGSGRLVH is encoded by the coding sequence TTGGAGCAATGGGCGGAGGCCCACTCGCTCCAGGACGCCCTGGCGACCTCGGCGGAGGTGCTGCTGCCCGCGCTCGCGGTGGATGAGGCCCAGAAGAACAGCCTTCGTTACGCGCTCAGTGGTCTCCCGATCCGGGACATCGGTTCTCGCGAAGGGGCCTCGCGCTATCTGGCGGCTCGGGCTCGAGGTGTCCTCGAGGAGGCGGTGCCCCTCGCGGTCGCCGCGTTCCTGGCCGATGAAGCGGAGTCCCTCCGGCTCGGAGTGCTCGAGGAGGCCTCGCGTCCGGAGTCGCACGAGGACCCCGCCCTCACGGTGTTCTGGACACGGCTGCTCCAGCTCCGGCGTGGCCTCCGCCCACGTGCGGTTCCCCGCTCCCGCGCCGCGCGCGCCTCCGGCACCTGGTCGTTTCTCGCCGAGCCCTGCGCTGTCTCGTGGAAGGAGCGCTGGCGGCGTGTTCGCGGCGGGCCGTCCTATGGCTCCTTCGCGGCCGAGTCGAGGCTGTCGTTCCCGAATGACGGCGAGCCCCGGCTCGAGTGTACCTGTGAGGCCCGGGGCGGTGGCTGCACGCATGCCCTCGCGCTGATCGACGCCACGCTGGATCTGCTCGAAGACCCGTCGCGGCGCGACGAGGCGCGGGTCCTGGCCGATGAGCTCCTGCGTCCCTCCTGGGCCCGGGCACTCAAGGCGCTCGAGGTGTTCGAGGCGAAGCTCGCCGAGCCGCGCACCTTCATCGAGGTGTGGTGGCGCATCGAGCATGAGCTCGGGATGCTCACCGCGGTGCCCTCGGTGAAGAAGCGGAACCGCCGTGGCACGCTGTCCTCGGGGGCGCGCACCACACCCGCGCGCCTGCTCGACGAGCACCGCGACTCCCTCTCCGAGCAGGACCTGCGTGTCGCCGAGCTCTTCTCCTCCTGGTCCGCACGTCCGGGAGCCCGGGGCAGCACGTACGCGGCCCGTGCCTTTGTCGCGCTGGTGGGGCATCCGCGCGTGGCGCTCGACGTCTCGCCCGATGAGCCGCTCGAGCTGAAGCGGGTCCGGCTGGGGTTCATCGCGGTTCCGTCCGGAGACCACATCCGGCTCGAGCCCTCCGTGGACGGCGAGGTCTTCGACGCACGCCTGCTCACCGCGTTGATGAAATCCTTCGTGCCGGGCGAGCCGCTCTTCACTCCCGAGGAGCGGCGGGGCCGGTGCCTGTTGATCGACGTGAGCGACGAGGCCCGCCAGCTGTTCGAACTGCTCCAGAAGCACGGCGCGCGCTTCCCACCCGAGGCGCAGCAGCCGCTGCTCGAACGGCTCTCGCGTCTGGAGGCCCGGCTCCCCCTGGTCGTCCCGGAGTCGCTCAAGGGCCGGGAGCTCTCCTCCGAGCCGGAGACAGTGGTCCGGCTGAGGCTCCTGCCGGACGTGTCGCTCGAGCTCGAGCTGTTCGTGCGTCCGGGTCCGGGTGCACCGCTCTTCCATCCTGGGGTGGGTCCTCGGGACGTCCTGCTGCTGCGCGGCGCCGAGCGCGCGTACGTGCGGCGCTCCCTGCTCACCGAGGATGAGCGGGCGCGCGCGATGCTCTCGACGCTTCCGCTCGCCAACGCGGAAGAAGGCCCTCCCCACTGCTTCCGGATGAAGGACACCGACTCGGCGCTGGAGCTCGTCACCGCCCTGCAGACTCCTCCGCGGGGACTCGCCGTCGAGTGGCTCGATGAGCAGCCGAGGGTCATGTCGTCGGTGGGCCCCGAGGCGCTCAAGGTCCAGATCGAACGGAAGCGGGACTGGTTCGGCATCAACGGCCAGCTGAAGGTCGAGGTGGGCCGGCTCGAGCTCGCGGTGTTGCTCGATGCGGCGCGGCGGCAGCAGCGGTTCGTGCGGGTCGACGAGCGGCGCTGGGTCGAGCTCAGCGACACGTTGCGCCACCGGCTCCAGGCCATCTCCGACCATGCCTTCGTTCGAAGCGGAAGGGTGGAGCTGTCACCCGGTGCCGTCCCGGCGATCGAGGCACTCGGCGGCGCGGGAGCGGAGGTGGATGCGGCTCCCTCCTGGCAGTTGCTCACCGAGCGCCTCGCGGCCTCGCTGTCGCTCCGGCCCAAGCCGCCCGCTTCACTCCATGCCACCCTCCGCGACTATCAGGTGGAGGGACATGCGTGGCTCAGCCGGGTCGCCGCCTGGGGCGCTGGCGCCTGCCTCGCGGATGACATGGGCCTGGGGAAGACGGTGCAAGCGATCTCGGTGCTGGCGGACCGGACACGCCTCGGGCCCGCGCTCGTCCTCTGCCCCACGTCCGTTGGCTTCAACTGGGTGGAGGAGCTTCGCCGGTTCGCTCCGGACCTCCGTCCCATCCTCTACGCCGAGCAGCCGGATCGCGCGGGGTGTCTCGCGAAGCTCACGAAGAAGGACGTGCTGATCGTCAGCTATGGCCTGCTCACTCGGGACATCGCGACCCTGAGCGCCGTCACCTTCGCCACCCTCGTCATCGACGAGGCGCAGGCGCTGAAGAATCCCACCACGCACCGGGCCCGGGCGGCGCGCAAGCTGAACGCCGGCTTCCGGCTCGCGATGTCCGGCACGCCCCTGGAGAATCATCTCGGGGAGCTGTGGAGCCTCTTCTCCATCGTCTTCCCTGGTCTGCTCGGGAGCTGGGAGCAGTTCCGGGAGCGCTTCGCCGCGCCCATCGAGCGAGGCAAGGACCCCGAGGCGCGTGGGGCGCTCGCCCGGGTGCTCAAGCCCTTCCTGCTCCGGCGCACGAAGCAGGAGGTGGCTCGCGAGCTGCCGTCCCGTACGGAGATCCAGGTCCCCATCGCGCTCTCCGAGGAGGAGTGGGCGCTCTACGAAGATGCGCGGCTCGCCGCCGTGGCCGAGGTCTCGAGGGAAGGCCGGGGCGTGCGCAACGAGCAGCAGCAGTTCCAGGTGCTCGCGGCCCTGACGCGCCTGCGGTTGCTGGCCTCCCATCCGCGGCTCTACGACTCGAAGTCGAGCGTCAGCTCCTCCAAGATGCGCCGCCTGCTCGAGCTGCTCGAGGAGCTCCGTGACGCGGGCCACCGGGCGCTCGTGTTCAGCCAGTTCACCTCGCACCTTGCCCTGGTGTGCGAGGAGCTCGACCGGGCGGGGTTCCGCTACCAGTACCTGGATGGCTCGACCCCGGCGGGTGCACGGGCGAAGCGGGTGGAGGCCTTCCAGCGCGGCGAGGGCGACCTCTTCCTCATCTCGCTCAAGGCGGGAGGAACGGGCCTCAACCTGACTGCGGCCGACTACGTCATCCACCTCGATCCGTGGTGGAACCCGGCGGTGGAGGATCAGGCCACCGACCGTGCCCATCGCATCGGCCAGGACAAGCCCGTCACGGTGTACCGGCTCGTCACCCGGGGAACCATCGAGGAGCAGATCCTCTCGCTCCACGCGGACAAGCGCGCGCTCGTGGCTGGCATTCTGGAGGGGACGGACGCCGCGGCGCGGCTGACGACGAAGGATCTCCTCCAGCTGCTCGAAGCGGGCGGCGCTCCAGTGGGCGAGGAGACGTCCTCCGGGTCCGGAAGACTCGTGCACTGA
- the obgE gene encoding GTPase ObgE encodes MKFVDEVRIFVKAGDGGNGAVAFRREKYVDRGGPNGGDGGDGGSVIFEADPQLTTLLDYRYQQHHRARSGENGMGSDCNGRSSDDLVLKVPVGTIIRDVDTEEVLADLNTAGERTVVCKGGRGGLGNMNFATSTRQTPRFAQDGTKGEERTLRLELKLLADVGLLGYPNAGKSTLISIVSRARPKIADYPFTTLVPNLGLVQYKDGLSFVMADIPGIIEGASEGVGLGHQFLRHVERCKVLIHLLDMGTEVEDREPLKDFEVLNEELRKYSEELSRKPQVVAANKLDLPHAQERLGKLTEEMRKRGIAVFPISCATGEGKQALLDAVAEVLFTGRTDKLHVEPPPKPRAEKKAAPAPAKKAAAVVKAAPAKKAPAKKAPAKKAAVKKAPAKKAVAVAKKAPAKKAPARKAAAKKAPVKKAAAKRVVTKKAAAKKAPARRAAAAKKAAPKRARRS; translated from the coding sequence ATGAAATTCGTCGATGAAGTCCGCATCTTCGTGAAGGCCGGAGACGGAGGCAACGGGGCCGTTGCCTTCCGCCGGGAGAAGTACGTCGATCGCGGCGGCCCCAACGGTGGGGATGGAGGAGACGGCGGCTCGGTCATCTTCGAGGCCGATCCCCAGCTCACCACACTGCTGGACTACCGCTACCAGCAGCACCACCGGGCCAGGAGCGGCGAGAACGGGATGGGCAGCGACTGCAATGGCCGCTCGTCCGATGATCTGGTCCTCAAGGTGCCGGTGGGGACGATCATCCGCGACGTGGACACCGAGGAGGTGTTGGCGGACCTGAACACGGCCGGCGAGCGCACGGTGGTGTGCAAGGGCGGCCGGGGCGGGTTGGGCAACATGAACTTCGCCACCTCCACGCGGCAGACGCCGCGCTTCGCCCAGGACGGCACCAAGGGCGAGGAGCGCACCCTGCGGCTGGAGCTGAAGCTGCTGGCGGACGTGGGGCTGCTGGGCTACCCCAACGCGGGCAAGAGCACGCTCATCTCCATCGTGAGCCGGGCGCGGCCGAAGATCGCCGACTATCCGTTCACCACGCTGGTGCCCAACCTGGGCCTGGTCCAGTACAAGGACGGCCTGTCCTTCGTGATGGCGGACATCCCCGGAATCATCGAGGGCGCCAGCGAGGGCGTGGGCCTGGGGCACCAGTTCCTGCGGCACGTGGAGCGCTGCAAGGTGCTCATCCACCTGCTGGACATGGGCACCGAGGTCGAGGACCGCGAGCCGCTCAAGGACTTCGAGGTCCTCAATGAGGAGCTGCGCAAGTACAGCGAGGAGCTGTCGCGCAAGCCGCAGGTGGTGGCCGCCAACAAGCTGGATCTGCCGCACGCACAGGAGCGGCTCGGGAAGCTGACGGAGGAGATGCGCAAGCGCGGCATCGCCGTGTTCCCCATCTCGTGTGCCACGGGCGAGGGCAAGCAGGCGCTGCTGGACGCGGTGGCCGAGGTGCTCTTCACCGGCCGCACGGACAAGCTGCACGTGGAGCCGCCGCCCAAGCCCCGGGCGGAGAAGAAGGCCGCTCCGGCGCCCGCGAAGAAGGCCGCGGCGGTGGTGAAGGCTGCGCCCGCGAAGAAGGCGCCCGCGAAGAAGGCCCCTGCCAAGAAGGCGGCGGTGAAGAAGGCGCCCGCGAAGAAGGCCGTGGCGGTGGCGAAGAAGGCGCCCGCGAAGAAGGCCCCTGCCAGGAAGGCGGCGGCGAAGAAGGCGCCCGTGAAGAAGGCGGCGGCGAAGCGGGTGGTGACGAAGAAGGCCGCGGCGAAGAAGGCACCGGCGCGCAGGGCGGCGGCGGCGAAGAAGGCCGCGCCCAAGCGGGCCCGGAGGTCCTGA
- a CDS encoding isopenicillin N synthase family dioxygenase has product MSRTTRRIPLVNLSHYRSGSPEERARFVRVFGEALKEFGFVSVEGHGIDDGLIRRTYTDVESFFRLPEQVKHRYHVPEFGGQRAYTPFGKEHAKNRTVGDLKEFWHVGRDLPEGHPRRPDTAAYNVWPEEVPSFRTNTLALYNALDEAAALMLQAVAEYFGIERNTFSDMAQDGTSVLRVIHYPPLKEKFIPGAVRAAEHEDINLITLLCEGTASGLELLTRDGEWIPVDTLRGQIVVDSGDMMSRITNGVIPATTHRVVNPPSASEDNTRYSMPFFVHPYPECVLKPLPGTVTPENPGQPPITADAFLKQRLREIGLIK; this is encoded by the coding sequence ATGTCTCGCACCACTCGCCGCATCCCCCTCGTCAACCTGTCCCACTACCGCTCCGGCAGCCCCGAGGAGCGCGCCCGCTTCGTCCGGGTGTTCGGAGAGGCCCTCAAGGAGTTCGGTTTCGTCTCCGTCGAGGGTCACGGCATCGACGACGGGCTCATCCGCCGCACCTACACGGACGTGGAGTCCTTCTTCCGCCTGCCCGAGCAGGTGAAGCACCGCTACCACGTGCCCGAGTTCGGCGGCCAGCGCGCCTACACCCCCTTCGGCAAGGAGCACGCGAAGAACCGCACCGTGGGAGACCTCAAGGAGTTCTGGCACGTGGGGCGTGACCTGCCCGAGGGCCACCCGCGCCGCCCGGACACCGCCGCCTACAACGTCTGGCCGGAGGAGGTGCCGTCCTTCCGCACGAACACGCTCGCCCTCTACAACGCGCTGGACGAGGCCGCGGCGCTGATGCTGCAGGCCGTGGCCGAGTACTTCGGCATCGAGCGCAACACCTTCAGCGACATGGCGCAGGACGGCACCTCCGTGCTCCGCGTCATCCACTACCCGCCCCTGAAGGAGAAGTTCATCCCCGGCGCGGTGCGCGCCGCCGAGCACGAGGACATCAACCTCATCACCCTGCTGTGCGAGGGCACCGCCTCGGGCCTGGAGCTCCTCACCCGCGACGGGGAGTGGATTCCCGTGGATACGCTGCGCGGGCAGATCGTCGTGGACTCGGGCGACATGATGAGCCGGATCACCAACGGCGTCATCCCCGCCACCACCCACCGCGTGGTCAACCCGCCCTCGGCCTCCGAGGACAACACGCGCTACTCCATGCCCTTCTTCGTGCACCCCTACCCGGAGTGCGTGCTGAAGCCCCTGCCGGGCACCGTGACGCCGGAGAATCCGGGCCAGCCCCCCATCACCGCCGACGCCTTCCTCAAACAGCGTCTGCGGGAGATCGGCCTCATCAAGTAG
- the gatC gene encoding Asp-tRNA(Asn)/Glu-tRNA(Gln) amidotransferase subunit GatC yields the protein MKLTVEQVRHVATLARLSLSSEEEERYATQLSAILDAVAQLQELDVSGVEPTSHATLASSLLREDVTRPSLPPEKALANAPAKVGTSFAVPKILE from the coding sequence ATGAAGCTCACCGTCGAGCAGGTCCGGCATGTGGCCACCCTGGCCCGGTTGTCGCTCTCGTCCGAGGAGGAGGAGCGCTACGCCACGCAGCTCTCCGCCATCCTGGACGCGGTGGCGCAGCTGCAGGAGCTCGACGTGAGCGGAGTGGAGCCCACCTCGCACGCCACGCTCGCGTCCTCGCTGCTGCGCGAGGACGTGACGCGGCCCTCGCTGCCGCCCGAGAAGGCGCTGGCCAACGCGCCGGCCAAGGTGGGCACCAGCTTCGCCGTCCCGAAGATCCTGGAGTGA
- the gatA gene encoding Asp-tRNA(Asn)/Glu-tRNA(Gln) amidotransferase subunit GatA, producing MQLTDLTLLELASKLASGETTSVEATRACLARIAQVDGKVKAFLRLDEHGALAAAEASDARRKNGNPLGPLDGVPVAVKDIFLTEGVETTCASRVLEGFVPPYDATAVRLLKEAGTPILGKLNQDEFAMGSSNESSAYGPCHNPWDVTRTPGGSSGGSAAALAAREVFGTLGTDTGGSIRQPAAFTNTVGIKPTYGRVSRYGVIAYASSLDAPGPMARTVGDVAALLQVLARHDPRDSTSAPADVPDYLADLEHGVAGLKLGVPREYFVEGMDPEVEASVREALKAYERLGATLVDVSLPHTKYALATYYLLAPAEASSNLARYDGVRYGRRAREVKGLRDMYGETRDQGFGPEVKRRIMLGTYALSAGYYDAYYLRAQKVRTLIREDFTKAFTQVDALVTPTSPVPAFKLGEKVNDPLSMYLMDVCTLPCNLAGLPGVSLPCGFTKAGLPIGLQLMGRPFDEAKLLRIARAFEREHDYVRRPAPI from the coding sequence ATGCAGCTGACCGACCTCACCCTGCTGGAGCTGGCGTCGAAGCTGGCCTCGGGGGAAACCACCTCCGTGGAGGCCACGCGGGCATGCCTCGCGCGCATCGCCCAGGTGGACGGGAAGGTGAAGGCCTTCCTGCGGCTGGACGAGCACGGCGCGCTGGCTGCCGCCGAGGCCAGTGACGCACGCCGCAAGAACGGCAACCCGCTCGGGCCGCTGGACGGCGTGCCGGTGGCCGTGAAGGACATCTTCCTCACCGAGGGCGTGGAGACGACGTGTGCCTCGCGCGTCCTCGAGGGCTTCGTCCCCCCATACGACGCCACCGCGGTACGGCTGTTGAAGGAGGCGGGGACGCCCATCCTGGGCAAGCTCAACCAGGACGAGTTCGCGATGGGCTCGTCCAACGAGTCGAGCGCCTATGGCCCGTGCCACAACCCCTGGGACGTGACGCGCACGCCGGGAGGCTCCTCGGGAGGCTCGGCGGCGGCGCTGGCGGCGCGCGAGGTGTTCGGCACGCTGGGCACGGACACGGGCGGCTCCATCCGCCAGCCCGCTGCGTTCACCAACACCGTGGGCATCAAGCCCACCTACGGGCGCGTGTCGCGCTACGGTGTCATTGCCTACGCCTCCTCGCTGGATGCGCCGGGCCCCATGGCTCGTACCGTGGGGGACGTGGCGGCGCTGCTGCAGGTGCTGGCGCGGCATGATCCGCGGGACTCCACCTCGGCGCCGGCGGACGTGCCGGACTACCTGGCGGACCTGGAGCACGGGGTGGCCGGGCTGAAGCTGGGCGTGCCCCGTGAGTACTTCGTCGAGGGCATGGACCCCGAGGTGGAAGCCTCCGTGCGCGAGGCCCTGAAGGCCTACGAGCGGCTGGGCGCCACGCTGGTGGACGTGTCGCTGCCGCATACGAAGTACGCGCTGGCCACCTACTACCTGCTGGCCCCGGCGGAGGCCTCGAGCAACCTGGCCCGCTACGACGGCGTGCGCTACGGCCGGCGGGCGCGGGAGGTGAAGGGCCTCCGGGACATGTATGGCGAGACGCGTGACCAGGGCTTCGGCCCCGAGGTGAAGCGCCGCATCATGTTGGGCACCTACGCGCTGAGCGCGGGCTACTACGACGCCTACTACCTCAGGGCCCAGAAGGTGCGGACGCTCATCCGCGAGGACTTCACGAAGGCCTTCACCCAGGTGGACGCGCTGGTGACGCCCACCTCGCCGGTGCCGGCCTTCAAGCTGGGCGAGAAGGTGAATGATCCGCTGTCCATGTACCTCATGGACGTGTGCACGCTGCCGTGCAACCTGGCGGGACTGCCCGGCGTGTCGCTGCCGTGCGGCTTCACGAAGGCGGGCCTGCCCATCGGGTTGCAGCTCATGGGCCGCCCGTTCGACGAGGCGAAGTTGCTGAGAATCGCCCGGGCCTTCGAGCGCGAGCACGACTACGTGCGCCGCCCGGCCCCCATCTAG
- a CDS encoding carbon-nitrogen hydrolase family protein produces METPTHVDLFAVQARVSLDDYASPEAFTARHRALASRVEALRARDGQGRPLHPALAVWPEMLGAPLGLMGHLHHVRHCATSQAAMTRVALARLPAMLGAALRHRPRSLEECLFSAVAPRVHRTLWTAFSGIARDFGLWVVAGSALLPRNRLGDEGPDFVPQGARTYNTSYTFAPDGRCVAVTRKVNLVPTQEDTLGLSPGRPEELRVVDTPFGRLGTLICYDGFREPHTSREPGFVPAACLVDELGADVVAQPSANAWPWDAPWAFNDPGESQLRREQWFNEGLFSQLRALRRVRYAVNPQLVGGFFDNTFEAPSLILERVGADAVRVLAQATDPRAEDVLQVTVPVPTRPGARA; encoded by the coding sequence GTGGAGACTCCCACGCACGTCGATCTGTTCGCCGTCCAGGCCCGCGTGTCGCTGGACGACTACGCCTCGCCCGAGGCCTTCACCGCCCGGCACCGCGCGCTCGCCTCGCGCGTGGAGGCCCTGCGCGCCCGGGACGGCCAGGGACGCCCCCTCCACCCCGCCCTCGCGGTGTGGCCGGAGATGCTGGGCGCCCCGCTCGGGCTGATGGGCCACCTGCACCACGTCCGCCACTGCGCCACCTCGCAGGCCGCGATGACGCGGGTGGCTCTCGCCCGGCTGCCCGCGATGCTCGGCGCGGCCCTGCGCCACCGCCCGCGCTCGCTCGAGGAGTGCCTCTTCTCCGCCGTGGCCCCGCGTGTCCACCGCACCCTGTGGACGGCCTTCTCCGGCATCGCCCGGGACTTCGGCCTCTGGGTGGTGGCCGGCTCCGCGCTGCTGCCGCGCAACCGGCTTGGAGACGAGGGCCCCGACTTCGTCCCCCAGGGCGCGCGCACGTACAACACCAGCTACACCTTCGCCCCGGATGGCCGCTGCGTGGCCGTCACGCGCAAGGTGAACCTCGTGCCCACGCAGGAGGACACCCTCGGCCTGAGCCCCGGCCGCCCCGAGGAGCTGCGCGTGGTGGACACCCCCTTCGGGCGGCTCGGCACCCTCATCTGCTACGACGGCTTCCGCGAGCCCCATACCTCCCGGGAGCCGGGCTTCGTCCCCGCCGCGTGCCTCGTGGACGAGCTGGGCGCCGACGTGGTGGCCCAGCCCTCCGCCAATGCCTGGCCCTGGGATGCGCCCTGGGCCTTCAACGACCCCGGTGAGTCCCAGCTCCGCCGCGAGCAGTGGTTCAACGAGGGCCTCTTCTCCCAGCTGCGTGCCCTGCGCCGCGTGCGCTACGCCGTGAATCCGCAGCTCGTGGGCGGCTTCTTCGACAACACCTTCGAGGCCCCCTCGCTCATCCTCGAGCGCGTGGGAGCCGATGCGGTCCGGGTGCTCGCTCAGGCCACGGACCCGCGCGCCGAGGACGTGCTCCAGGTCACCGTGCCGGTGCCCACCCGCCCGGGCGCGCGCGCCTAG